Proteins from one Halovivax limisalsi genomic window:
- a CDS encoding PGF-CTERM-anchored ABC transporter substrate-binding protein, translating to MAYRIAVLIAALVVTVALAPGAVAAHPDAAASAATTQPECSYPTTVTDVTGTNVTIEQPPETVVAAQPSDAQLLTELGIGAKLVGMPVGPYTSHLDAPENVTDVSADDGVTPVAETIVDLDADVVLAANTVTYVDGFVEQLREADQTVYVFDSVSSIDEIRDNVRLAGALTDECDSANDVVAEMDDRLAVIDEVVAEAERPLGYYVMGEGDLTTPGNGTFQHEILERGGLENIGERVGIEGWQQLSEEEIVAEDPEWIVYADHYDSPPELEAAKSTTAWEQEQFVAVDSNAMSQPGPHVVDAIETIAATVHPDAYAAVTGDSNATDGGDDASDDESADGGASEDGGDADGSDADGSSDGADPGDGSDDSMSGFGVVAAIASLAGAALLGRRD from the coding sequence ATGGCTTATCGAATCGCCGTTCTGATCGCAGCGCTCGTGGTCACCGTCGCGCTGGCGCCGGGAGCCGTCGCGGCTCACCCGGACGCCGCGGCGTCGGCTGCGACGACCCAGCCGGAGTGTAGCTATCCGACGACGGTGACCGACGTCACCGGGACGAACGTCACGATCGAGCAGCCGCCCGAGACGGTCGTCGCCGCGCAACCGAGCGACGCCCAACTGCTCACCGAGCTCGGGATTGGTGCGAAGCTGGTCGGCATGCCTGTCGGTCCGTACACGTCTCACCTCGACGCACCGGAAAACGTAACCGACGTCTCCGCTGACGACGGCGTCACGCCGGTCGCGGAGACGATCGTTGACCTCGACGCGGACGTGGTACTCGCGGCAAACACCGTCACGTACGTCGACGGTTTCGTCGAGCAACTCCGCGAGGCCGACCAGACCGTCTACGTCTTCGACTCGGTGTCCTCGATCGACGAGATCCGCGATAACGTCCGCCTCGCGGGCGCGCTCACCGACGAGTGTGACAGCGCGAACGACGTGGTCGCCGAGATGGACGATCGCCTCGCCGTGATCGACGAGGTCGTGGCCGAGGCTGAGCGACCGCTCGGCTACTACGTGATGGGCGAAGGCGACCTGACGACCCCCGGAAACGGGACGTTCCAGCACGAGATCCTCGAACGCGGCGGGCTCGAAAACATCGGCGAACGCGTCGGTATCGAGGGCTGGCAGCAACTCAGCGAGGAAGAGATCGTCGCGGAGGACCCCGAGTGGATCGTCTACGCCGATCACTACGATTCACCGCCCGAACTCGAGGCAGCCAAATCCACGACGGCATGGGAGCAAGAGCAGTTCGTCGCGGTCGATTCGAACGCGATGAGCCAGCCCGGTCCGCACGTCGTCGACGCGATCGAAACGATCGCCGCGACCGTCCACCCGGACGCCTACGCCGCGGTGACCGGTGACTCGAACGCCACAGACGGTGGGGACGATGCGTCCGACGACGAGAGCGCTGACGGTGGCGCGAGCGAGGACGGCGGGGACGCCGACGGCTCGGACGCTGACGGGAGTTCCGACGGAGCGGATCCGGGCGACGGATCCGACGACTCGATGTCAGGCTTCGGCGTCGTCGCGGCGATCGCATCGCTCGCGGGCGCGGCGCTTCTCGGCCGGCGCGACTGA
- the btuC gene encoding vitamin B12 ABC transporter permease BtuC — MLARRRVVGWSVGLACVLVCSAIASAAIGPVTIDPVVVAKAVLNAIRIPAGVGLESTAVPTIGRTIPTPSVAWRPVFGFDVHGPHQSIVTDLRLPRIALAAVVGFGLAIAGAVMQGFFRNPLADPSIIGVSSGAAAGAVASIAFPALIPFGELHAAAFVGAILTAFLVYAIATEGGRTPVATLLLAGVAVQAFLGALISYLLLHSGDGLRQAVYWMMGRLSESTWGDVRFALPVVLLGSAILLAYARDLNVLLLGEEEAHHLGIEVERTKLVLLAVASIVTAAGVAVAGIIGFVGLVVPHVMRLVVGPDHRILLPTSALAGAVFLVLTDTIARSGPIVVPVGIVTAALGAPFFLFLLRNREVHAL; from the coding sequence ATGCTCGCCCGTCGGCGCGTGGTCGGCTGGTCGGTCGGCCTCGCCTGCGTGCTGGTTTGCAGCGCCATCGCGAGCGCGGCGATCGGCCCGGTGACCATCGACCCGGTGGTCGTCGCGAAAGCCGTGTTAAACGCCATTCGGATTCCGGCGGGCGTCGGACTCGAATCGACCGCGGTCCCGACGATCGGCCGGACGATACCGACGCCGTCGGTCGCCTGGCGCCCGGTATTCGGGTTCGACGTGCACGGCCCGCACCAGTCGATCGTCACCGATCTGCGACTGCCCCGGATCGCGCTCGCGGCCGTCGTCGGCTTCGGCCTCGCGATCGCCGGGGCCGTGATGCAGGGGTTCTTCCGAAACCCGCTCGCCGACCCGTCGATCATCGGCGTCTCGTCGGGGGCCGCGGCCGGCGCGGTCGCCTCGATCGCGTTCCCGGCGCTCATTCCGTTCGGCGAGTTACACGCCGCCGCGTTCGTCGGGGCGATCCTGACGGCGTTCCTGGTCTACGCAATCGCCACCGAGGGCGGTCGGACACCGGTCGCGACGCTGTTGCTCGCCGGGGTCGCCGTGCAGGCCTTCCTCGGCGCGCTCATCTCGTACCTGCTCCTTCACAGCGGCGACGGGCTGCGCCAGGCCGTCTACTGGATGATGGGGCGACTGTCCGAATCGACCTGGGGAGACGTCCGGTTCGCCCTCCCGGTCGTCCTCCTCGGCTCCGCGATCCTCCTCGCGTACGCGCGCGATCTCAACGTCCTGCTGCTCGGCGAGGAGGAGGCCCACCACCTCGGCATCGAGGTCGAACGGACGAAACTCGTCCTGCTCGCCGTCGCGAGCATCGTCACCGCGGCGGGGGTCGCCGTGGCCGGAATCATCGGCTTCGTCGGACTCGTCGTTCCCCACGTGATGCGACTGGTCGTCGGTCCCGACCACCGCATCCTGCTGCCGACCAGCGCGCTCGCCGGCGCGGTCTTTCTGGTCCTGACGGACACAATCGCGCGATCGGGCCCGATCGTCGTTCCCGTCGGGATCGTCACGGCGGCGCTGGGAGCGCCGTTCTTCCTCTTCCTGCTTCGCAATCGGGAGGTGCACGCGCTGTGA
- a CDS encoding ABC transporter ATP-binding protein encodes MIEIDDVSVTFGSTRVLESITASIEDGRFVGLVGPNGAGKTTLLRTISGVCPPDSGRVRIDGDDVTTFSAKQRGRVVAVVPQDTHLAFSFTVRHLVSMGRTPYRSRFAPPDERDRACVDRALERTGTTDLASRSVDELSGGERQRVLLARALAQETPVVLLDEPTASLDVNHQVEMLSVARRLTGDGTTVVAAIHDLDLAARFCDELLVVANGKLVRRGPPDDVIDAETIEATFGATAAVTPDPVTWSPRVTTVTDDGAAHTLPDHVHVIGTGRATADVLTTVAGSTDCSLGPVPRSDAAAVTASSLDVEYDPVDPLRPLSDRAIERCRGRLETAGAVVLVPGGPLDAYASHWQPILSDRPTVVLTDVDGTDHSPMDRTDSPCQTVETDRSGLLDALETVALAPRLGPEAVRQSDD; translated from the coding sequence GTGATCGAGATCGACGACGTTTCGGTGACCTTCGGGTCGACGCGAGTCCTCGAGTCGATCACCGCGTCGATCGAGGACGGACGGTTCGTCGGCCTGGTCGGGCCCAACGGGGCCGGCAAGACCACGCTCCTGCGAACGATCAGCGGCGTGTGTCCCCCCGACTCCGGGCGAGTCAGGATCGACGGCGACGATGTCACCACCTTCTCCGCGAAGCAACGCGGGCGGGTCGTCGCCGTGGTGCCCCAGGATACCCACCTCGCCTTCTCGTTTACGGTGCGTCACCTGGTTTCGATGGGACGCACCCCGTATCGATCCCGATTCGCCCCGCCGGACGAGCGCGATCGCGCGTGCGTCGACCGCGCCCTGGAACGGACGGGGACGACGGACCTAGCCTCGCGCTCGGTCGACGAACTCAGCGGCGGCGAACGACAGCGCGTCCTGCTCGCTCGAGCGCTGGCCCAGGAGACGCCGGTCGTCCTGCTCGACGAACCGACCGCGAGCCTCGACGTCAATCACCAGGTCGAGATGCTCTCGGTCGCCCGTCGGCTCACCGGCGACGGCACGACGGTCGTCGCGGCCATCCACGACCTCGACCTGGCCGCGCGGTTCTGTGACGAACTGCTCGTCGTGGCGAACGGGAAACTGGTCCGACGGGGGCCACCCGACGACGTGATCGACGCGGAGACGATCGAGGCGACCTTCGGCGCTACGGCCGCGGTGACGCCCGATCCGGTTACGTGGTCGCCGCGCGTTACCACCGTAACCGACGACGGAGCGGCCCACACACTACCCGATCACGTTCACGTGATCGGAACTGGCCGGGCCACTGCCGACGTCCTCACGACCGTCGCGGGTTCGACGGACTGTTCGCTCGGTCCCGTCCCGCGATCCGATGCTGCCGCGGTGACCGCTTCCTCGCTCGACGTGGAGTACGACCCCGTCGATCCATTGCGTCCGCTCTCCGATCGGGCGATCGAACGCTGTCGCGGGCGACTCGAGACGGCCGGGGCGGTCGTCCTGGTTCCGGGCGGCCCGCTCGACGCTTACGCCTCCCACTGGCAGCCGATCCTCTCCGACCGCCCGACGGTCGTCCTCACGGATGTCGACGGGACAGATCACTCACCGATGGATCGTACTGATTCCCCGTGTCAAACCGTCGAAACCGATCGATCAGGGCTGTTAGACGCGCTCGAGACGGTTGCACTCGCTCCTCGTCTTGGTCCTGAGGCCGTCCGTCAATCCGACGACTGA